The sequence below is a genomic window from Massilia oculi.
AGCAGCGCCTGGAACAGAAGATCCGCGACCTGGGCCGCGCGCTGCTGGTGCTGCATTCGCCTTCGGACGACACCGTTGCCGTGGCCAACGCGGAGCGGATATTCCAGGCCGCGCGGCATCCGAAGAGCTTCGTGTCGCTCGACGACGCCGACCATCTCCTCAGGCGCCGCCATGACGCCGTCTACATCGCCGACGTGGTCGCCGCCTGGGCCTCGCGCTATCTCGACCTCGGCCGCCCCGAGCCATAAGAGACCTGGCGAACGGTCGCGCCACGTCGATGAGGCATAATCCGGCCATCGAAGCCGACCGGAGGACCCATGAAGCGATTCACGAACCTGGCAGCCCTGGCTGCCCTGACGCTGGCCGCGTCGACCCATGCCCACGCCCAGGCGGAGCAGACCCTGGAAACGCCGGGCTTCACCGTCAAGATCACGCAGGAGTGCGAAGAGGGCAACGTCACCTGCGACGACGTGCGCTACGTCGGCACCAGCAAGAAGTCCGGCAAGGCGATCACCCTGCGCGGCAAGACCATGCACTCGCTCGCCGCCGACGGCGTCACGCCCGGCGCCTTCCAGGGCTATGTGTTCAAGTCCGGCCGCGTGAGCTATACCGTCTTCGCGGACGGCCGCCTGGTGGTCACCGAGGGCAAGAAGACGCTGGTGAACCAGCGCGGCGAATGGAAGTGACAGGGTGAACATGGCGATCGACAGCGCGCAGATGGACGTCCTGCGCGCCTTCGCCGAAGAACTCGCGGACGCCGCGGGCGCCGCCATCCTGCCGCATTTTCGCGCCGACCTCGTCGTCGAGGACAAGGCCGCGCAGGACCGCGGAGCGCCGTTCGACCCGGTCACCGTGGCCGACCGCGCCGCCGAACGGGCGATGCGCTGCTTGATCTCCGCGCGCTATCCCGGGCACGGCGTCGTCGGCGAGGAAGAGGGCAGCGTCGATGGCGCCAGCCCATGGAAGTGGGTGCTCGACCCGATCGACGGCACCCGCGCCTTCGTCACCGGCCTGCCGATCTGGGGCACGCTGATCGCCCTCAACGATGGAATGAAACCCGTCATCGGCGTCATCGATCAGCCGTTCACGCGTGAACGCTTCATCGGCACGCCGCATGGCGCCTGGTGCAACGGCGCGCCGATCCGCACGCGCCGCTGCCCGAGCCTCGCGCAGGCGCGCGTGATGCTGACCGTGCCCGTGGCCGGGGCGAAAGTCGCGGAGCAATCCGTGTTCGACGCCGTCGCCGCGCAGGCGCAGATCGTGCGTTTCGGCGGCGATTGCTATGCGTATGGGCTGCTGGCACATGGCCTGGTCGACCTGGTGCTGGAAGCGCATCTCGACGTCCACGACGTGCAGGCCCTGATCCCCGTGGTCGAAGGCGCCGGCGGCGTGATCACCACCTGGGACGGCGGCGATCCGCAGCACGGCGGCCCGGTCATCGCCTGCGGCGACCCTGAACTGCATCGGCAACTGCTGCCGCTGATCGCGCGACTGCGCCGCGCTTGAGGAACTAGCAGACTTCCTGTGCTTCGGTAGCGATCACGATGCGCACGTGCTGCTTGCGGCCCGCCGACAGCACCCATTCGGCACGGTCGCTCGCCAGCGGCTGGTCCGCATCCGCCACCGTCACGCTGTCCAGCCGCAGGCCTCCACCCGCCGCGAGGCGCCGCGCCGCGCCGCGCGATGCCGCCAGTCCGGCTTCCACCGCCAGCTCCGCCAGCGTCACCCCCGCGCTGTGCCGCGCCGCGTCGATCGCATGCGTCGGCATATCGCACCGATCCGCGCCGCCAAAGGCCGCCGCCGCCGCACGCTGCGCCGCATCGAGCGCATCCTGCCCGTGCGCCAGCCGCGTCGCCTCGTCGGCCAGCACGATCTTGGCCTCGTTGAGCGCCGCTCCCTGCAGTGCGCCAAGACGGCGCACCTCGTCCATCGGCAGCTCCGTGAACAGCGCCAGGAAGCGTTCCACGTCGCGGTCGTCCACATTGCGCCAGAACTGCCAGAAGCCGTAGGGCGACAGGCGATCCGCGTTCAGCCACACCGCGCCATCGGCCGACTTGCCCATCTTCTTGCCGTCGTTGGTAGCCAGCAGCGGCATCGTCAGGCCGTACAGGTCGAGCCCGGACTGGCGTCGTCCGAGATCGATCCCGTTGATGATATTGGCCCACTGGTCGGCGCCGCCGATCTGCAAGGTGCAACCATGGCGGCGCGCCAGTTCGACGAAGTCGTAGGCCTGCAGCAGGGTGTAACCGAATTCGAGGAAGGACAGCGAGTGCTCCAGGCGCGAGCGGATCGCGTCGAAGGTCAGCATGCGGTTGACGCTGAAGTGGCGTCCGACCTGTCCGAGAAAGTCGAGGTAGCCCAGCCCGCCCAGCCACTCGGCGTTGTCGACCACGCTGACATCCGGGCCGAGGTAGCGCGTGAAGGCGCCCTTGATGCCGGCGATATTGGCATCGATGGCGGCGGTGTCCAGCAGCGGACGCGAGGTGTCGCGAAAGCTCGGATCGCCGATGCGGGTGGTGGCGCCGCCGATCAGCAGCATCGGCCGGTGGCCGGCGCGCTGCAGCCAGCGCATCAGCATCAGGCCCTGCAGGTGGCCGACGTGCAGGCTGTCGGCGGTGGCGTCGAAGCCGAGGTAGGCGGTGACTGGCCTGGCCATGGCGTGGCGCAGGCCGGTCGCGTCGGTGCACTGGTGGATGAAGCCGCGTTCTTGCAGCAGCTGCAGCAGGTCGGAAGAGTGGGTCATGGGGTTTCCTGGTGATGGAACGCCCCAGGATGACCGATTGCCCATGCGTGGTCCGCCTGAGGCGGACCGGGTTGCGTGACAGCCCCTACCGCCGCGAGGTGCGGTAGGCGTAATAGCTGGCAGGGGAGGTCACGATGAAAGTCATAGGTCCATCTTAGCCGCAGCGGCAAAGACAGGTCAAGATCATTTGACGGCCTTGAACAGGGCGTCCAGGCGGTCCCTCGTGCCCGGAATGCGCTCCAGCTTCGGATAGCGCAAGCCGTCGCGATAGTCGAGCGTGATGGTGCGCAGGTTGTCGCCCTTGCGCACCAGCAGCGCGATCGGCGCCTTGCCGTCCTTGTTGGCGCGCACCGCCGCCTTCAGCACGTCGCCCTTGTAGGCGCGGTTGTTGACCGCCACGATGGTGGTGTTGGCGGCCAGGCCGGCGCGGAAGCCCACGCCGTCCCACACCACGCCGGTGACGTCGCCATTGCTGCGCACCGAGAAACCGAGCGAATAGCTGAAGTCGGCGCTGCGGCTGCGTTCTTCAAGCGCGCGGACGGCGTTGCTCGGGGTGTCGGCGTACACCAGCTTCCAGCCGGCGCGGGCCAGGCCGTCGAGCGGCGCTCCCGGGCCGTGGCCGTCCAGGCGCGCGCGCAGGAACGGCGCCCAGTCGAACTTCTGCACCTTGCCCAGGGCTGCCACCACGTCATCGAAGGTGTAGTACACCGCGTCGATGCTGCCGTCCTCGATGCCGAAGAAGGCGCGCGCGAAGTCTTCCAGGCTGCGCTTGTCGCCCGAGAGTTCGCGGATCTTGCTGTCGACGTCGAGCCAGATCAGCATGCCCTCGGTGTAGTAGTCCTCGCTGCGCTGCCAGTTGCCCCAGCCGATCGGCTTGCGGCCGTTGATGATCGGATCGTTGACCGTGTCCTGCACCGCGCGCCAGTCGCGGCCCTGGGTGTTGTCGTAGCGCGCCGCGTCGATCGCCAGCGCTTCGCGCGCATGGTTCTGCGACACCAGGCCGGAACGCGCGGCCAGCACCTTGCCCCAGAACTGGGTCTGGCCCTCGTACACCCACAGCAGTTCGTTCTGCAGCGGGGTGTTGAAGTTGGCCACGTCCTGGCCCGCGGGGCGGCGGAACTTGCCGTTCCAGGAGTGCACGAATTCGTGCGGCAGCAGCTCGCGGCCGGCTTCGTTGCGGCCCCAGTCGGTGAAGTAGCCGAGCCGCACGCCGTTCTCGCTCGACTGCTGGTGCTCGCGGCCGATGCCGCCGAATTCGTCCGAGATCGCGAACAGGAAGTCGTATTGCTTGTAGTGGCGCGAGCCGAACAGCTTGACCGCCTGGTCGACCATCGCGCGGTGCAGCGCGACCTGTTCGGGCTTGGCTTCCAGGCTCTCGGGATTGTCTGCCACCACGTTCAGCATGACGGGATTCCTGGCGCCCGGCGCCAGGTCGATGCGCTTGAAATAGCGGCCGGCGAACAGCGGCGAATCGACCAGGGTGTCGAGGTCGTGCGGCTTGAAGCGCACCTCGTCGCCAGTGCGGCTTTCTACCGCCAGCGAACTGGCGAACTGCCAGCCGGCGGGCAGGGTGAGCGTCGGCTGCACCGTGATGCGGCGCGCGTGGTAGCCGGCCGGGTACAGCGCCACCGATTGCCATTGCACGCCGAGGATGTCGTCGGTCATCGTGATGCGGCCCTGGCTTGTGTCCAGCGGCGACAGGAACTGGTATTCGGCCACCAGTTCGGTGGCGCCTTCCGGTACCGTCACGTGAAAGGCGTGGACCTGCACCGGGTCGCGCGTCCACTCGAGCGGCTTGCCGCCCGCGCTGAGCTTGAGGCCAGCCAGCTGGGTCAGCGGGATATTGGGGCCGTGGTTGCCCGGC
It includes:
- the hisN gene encoding histidinol-phosphatase, translated to MAIDSAQMDVLRAFAEELADAAGAAILPHFRADLVVEDKAAQDRGAPFDPVTVADRAAERAMRCLISARYPGHGVVGEEEGSVDGASPWKWVLDPIDGTRAFVTGLPIWGTLIALNDGMKPVIGVIDQPFTRERFIGTPHGAWCNGAPIRTRRCPSLAQARVMLTVPVAGAKVAEQSVFDAVAAQAQIVRFGGDCYAYGLLAHGLVDLVLEAHLDVHDVQALIPVVEGAGGVITTWDGGDPQHGGPVIACGDPELHRQLLPLIARLRRA
- the tyrS gene encoding tyrosine--tRNA ligase, with amino-acid sequence MTHSSDLLQLLQERGFIHQCTDATGLRHAMARPVTAYLGFDATADSLHVGHLQGLMLMRWLQRAGHRPMLLIGGATTRIGDPSFRDTSRPLLDTAAIDANIAGIKGAFTRYLGPDVSVVDNAEWLGGLGYLDFLGQVGRHFSVNRMLTFDAIRSRLEHSLSFLEFGYTLLQAYDFVELARRHGCTLQIGGADQWANIINGIDLGRRQSGLDLYGLTMPLLATNDGKKMGKSADGAVWLNADRLSPYGFWQFWRNVDDRDVERFLALFTELPMDEVRRLGALQGAALNEAKIVLADEATRLAHGQDALDAAQRAAAAAFGGADRCDMPTHAIDAARHSAGVTLAELAVEAGLAASRGAARRLAAGGGLRLDSVTVADADQPLASDRAEWVLSAGRKQHVRIVIATEAQEVC
- a CDS encoding M61 family metallopeptidase, producing the protein MTPFPFLARAARPVTALAFALALALPASAQVPAVGNDPYPGTIALHVDASNLSQQIFNMRLSMPARPGPMTLLYPQWAPGNHGPNIPLTQLAGLKLSAGGKPLEWTRDPVQVHAFHVTVPEGATELVAEYQFLSPLDTSQGRITMTDDILGVQWQSVALYPAGYHARRITVQPTLTLPAGWQFASSLAVESRTGDEVRFKPHDLDTLVDSPLFAGRYFKRIDLAPGARNPVMLNVVADNPESLEAKPEQVALHRAMVDQAVKLFGSRHYKQYDFLFAISDEFGGIGREHQQSSENGVRLGYFTDWGRNEAGRELLPHEFVHSWNGKFRRPAGQDVANFNTPLQNELLWVYEGQTQFWGKVLAARSGLVSQNHAREALAIDAARYDNTQGRDWRAVQDTVNDPIINGRKPIGWGNWQRSEDYYTEGMLIWLDVDSKIRELSGDKRSLEDFARAFFGIEDGSIDAVYYTFDDVVAALGKVQKFDWAPFLRARLDGHGPGAPLDGLARAGWKLVYADTPSNAVRALEERSRSADFSYSLGFSVRSNGDVTGVVWDGVGFRAGLAANTTIVAVNNRAYKGDVLKAAVRANKDGKAPIALLVRKGDNLRTITLDYRDGLRYPKLERIPGTRDRLDALFKAVK